A region from the Volucribacter amazonae genome encodes:
- a CDS encoding fimbrial protein: MKYLKRGFEESKGKLPRVLERVFLGKIWLCMGLVFSLSANAVVIKNFTSTGTRESSNTTSDGSTTLVYKFNLGNRLKDLCAGYVGASWQLNATFYPHIVGVQNYIDKYVVMNNTTLRPNVQSSFILRDNNTVVLNAILTLSADNKLFSGENITILSGSSLGTVGYNCINANQSNSGTYQQGSIALNLPSEVIKPPVLNTCTLASNQDQNIPLTPVLRSTLETAGEVRGGSFTISLVCQKNDGIKTGSEIDVYASFIDGTTIANTTNLLSLTTDSTASGVALRVYPSDSDTAITFTPAAINSPTVIGVNEAYKMGSYSKANGGSVTKSYNVNYVKTGTVTAGSVIGVMRYNIFYK, from the coding sequence GTGAAGTATTTAAAGAGAGGATTTGAAGAGAGCAAGGGTAAATTACCAAGGGTATTAGAGAGAGTTTTTTTGGGTAAGATATGGTTATGTATGGGATTGGTTTTTAGTCTCTCTGCTAATGCAGTAGTAATAAAAAATTTTACTTCAACGGGTACACGTGAATCATCAAATACAACCTCGGATGGTTCAACAACCCTCGTATATAAATTTAATCTAGGAAATAGACTTAAAGATTTATGTGCTGGTTATGTTGGTGCAAGTTGGCAATTAAATGCGACTTTTTACCCACATATAGTTGGGGTACAAAATTATATTGACAAATATGTTGTTATGAACAATACAACTTTACGACCAAATGTACAATCTTCATTTATATTAAGAGATAATAATACAGTAGTTTTAAATGCGATCCTAACATTATCTGCTGATAATAAATTATTTTCAGGTGAAAATATTACCATTTTATCTGGTAGCAGTTTAGGTACAGTAGGTTATAATTGTATTAATGCCAATCAGAGTAATTCAGGTACTTATCAACAAGGTAGTATCGCTTTAAATTTACCTAGTGAAGTAATAAAGCCACCTGTATTAAATACTTGTACATTGGCTTCAAACCAAGATCAAAATATTCCTTTAACGCCAGTTCTTCGTTCAACATTAGAAACCGCAGGAGAAGTTAGAGGTGGATCTTTTACCATTAGTTTGGTTTGTCAAAAAAATGATGGAATAAAAACAGGATCGGAAATAGATGTTTATGCAAGTTTTATTGATGGCACAACGATCGCTAATACTACTAATTTATTAAGTTTAACCACAGACTCTACCGCTTCTGGCGTTGCTTTAAGAGTTTATCCAAGTGATAGTGATACTGCCATTACTTTTACTCCAGCTGCAATAAATTCGCCAACGGTTATTGGTGTTAATGAAGCCTATAAAATGGGGAGCTATAGTAAAGCTAATGGCGGTTCAGTGACGAAATCTTATAATGTTAATTATGTTAAAACAGGCACTGTAACAGCAGGTTCTGTTATTGGTGTTATGCGATATAATATTTTCTATAAATAA
- a CDS encoding fimbrial protein, with protein MKYLKRGFEESKGKLPRVLERVFLGKIWLCMGLIFSQFLFVREAGAVGMHYYDIDITYDPNSGTFSSYTVGTTATLCPSININDFRYFDFAVSNSSNSLTTLFGSNASKITNYATVINGSASYNGQRIARGVTPSIYSRGTLTATLEFPKTVSGNIFSWTDDLPWALTQKIQVSQIVAVCWGKNGAADYNFLRIRLNPFTLTSPVNIKTCTITSDVNQIINMNSITRAKLISDGEVFGRSFTISTNCGSSSAVKSAYVVFTDGNNSSNTTNVLTTTSGDGYAQGVGLKIYPSGSSTAITYNPEGLTKWVLAESAGYKMSNFQSGSGSQTFDVYYAKTGDTVTAGNVEGLAIYNLFYQ; from the coding sequence GTGAAGTATTTAAAGAGAGGATTTGAAGAGAGCAAGGGTAAATTACCAAGGGTATTAGAGAGAGTTTTTTTGGGTAAGATATGGTTATGTATGGGATTGATATTTAGCCAGTTTCTTTTTGTTCGAGAGGCTGGGGCTGTGGGAATGCACTATTATGATATTGATATAACATATGATCCAAATTCAGGAACATTTAGTTCATATACCGTAGGTACAACAGCGACTTTATGCCCAAGTATAAATATAAATGATTTTCGCTATTTCGATTTTGCCGTTTCAAATAGTAGTAATTCTCTTACAACTTTATTTGGTAGTAATGCGAGTAAAATTACTAATTATGCAACAGTGATTAATGGAAGTGCCTCCTATAATGGGCAACGAATAGCTCGAGGCGTAACACCTTCAATTTATAGTCGTGGTACATTAACTGCTACACTTGAGTTTCCTAAAACAGTTAGCGGAAATATTTTTTCGTGGACAGATGATTTACCTTGGGCGTTAACTCAAAAAATTCAGGTTTCACAAATTGTAGCGGTATGTTGGGGAAAAAATGGTGCAGCAGATTATAATTTTTTACGTATTAGGCTCAACCCATTTACACTAACCTCCCCAGTCAATATTAAAACTTGTACTATTACTTCAGATGTTAATCAAATAATTAATATGAATTCAATTACCCGAGCTAAGTTAATATCTGATGGAGAAGTTTTTGGTCGTTCTTTTACCATTAGCACTAATTGTGGTTCAAGTTCAGCGGTAAAAAGTGCTTATGTGGTGTTTACTGATGGTAACAACTCAAGTAATACAACTAATGTATTAACAACAACCAGTGGCGATGGCTATGCTCAAGGCGTTGGCTTAAAAATTTATCCTTCTGGTAGCTCAACAGCAATTACATATAACCCAGAAGGACTCACTAAATGGGTACTTGCTGAGTCAGCAGGCTATAAAATGAGTAATTTTCAATCTGGCAGTGGTTCGCAAACCTTTGATGTTTATTATGCTAAAACAGGCGATACGGTAACAGCAGGAAATGTTGAGGGATTGGCGATTTACAATTTATTTTATCAATAA